The segment CGGGCGCTGTTGCGAACGGGCGAAATCAACCTCGCATGGCAAGACGCCGAGCACGCCGCAGCGCTTGGAGATGATTCGCTGATTGAGGAATTGGAAGGCTGATATTGGGGCAGGACCTAGCTACAGGAGGTCTCGGCCCGATTTTCCGGCGCTTGCGGGGGGGCCCCATTGTTTGAGCCCGCGAAGCGGGCGAGTTTGGGGTCCCGCGAGTGCCGGAAAACGGGCTGCGACCGACTTTCGTCAAGGCTTCGGGGCACTTGCAGCGGCGCGAGCTGCCGACGCGGATGCTGCAATGGCTGCTTGCCTGGCTCTGATCCATTCACGATACGCCGGAGTCCCCGGGCGAGGATCGAGTGTCAATTCGACTTTCGTGTCTTTCTCGAACAACACGAATTGAGCCAGCGGACGATGCTCGGGCGCTGCGGCTTCGAGCCTGTGGCCAATTTTGTCGCTCGGAAACTTCCCCGTAAATGGATTCGATGGCAATTTCGCGCCATCGAGATACACCGTTGCGGTCGGCGGATGCACCGTCACCTGCAATTCGATGGTCGCCGGCATCTCGGCAATCGGAAGCGACGAAGGCTCCGGCGTCGCTGAAGCCGAAGCAACCACGACGGGCGCCGATGGTGGCGGAGCCGCAGAAGGCGTCGCAATGGGCGTCGGAGCGGATGTCGCAATGGTCACGACCGCGCTCGGCGTCAGAGGCGGCTGAGGCAGTGGATTCGACGGCACGCGCGAACGCAAAAACACGAACGCCCCGAGCGAAGCGGCAATCATCACGGCACCGGCAATGTACAAACTGCCACGACTTCGCCCCGACGACTCGCTCGAGGACTCCCGATTCGATGGCTCCACCTGCGTCACGGGTGCCGAGGTGCTTTTCACGCTTGCATTCGCACCACTCGATACGCTGCTCAAATGCGAATCCGAGTTCGTCGAGCCACCCACGCTGCGAACGCCCGAACCCCCGAGACGCGGTAGATCCGAGGGTTCGCTGAGCGAATCGAGTGGATTGCTCAAATCGAGCAGCCCCGATGATTCCACCACCGGCTCTTTCGACGTGAGCTTGCGCAATTGCCGCTCGATGACCTTTTTGATTTCTGCCCGTTTGTCAGCAAAAACCGTCGACACATACTCCGCGATGATCTCGTTCGTCACGCGAATGTTGGCCTTGTCGAGATACGCCATGATATCTTCGCGCATCTGCAGCGCCGTGCCGTATCGACCTTCGGGATCCGGATAAAATGCTTTCTTGATGATCCGGACGATCTCGTCGGGTACGTCAGGACGAACTTCCTTCAATTCGGGCATATCGCCGAGGGCCAGGCGGTGCAGCACTTCCATGTCGGTGGCTCTTTCCCAAATTTTCGATGCCGCCATGGCCTCCCACATCAAAATGCCCACGACGAAAATGTCGGCGCGCCGATCGAGCGGCTTGGCGCGCGCTTGCTCGGGCGACATGTACGATATTTTTCCTTTGACGACGCCTGCCCGCGTTTCAATGGACCGCGCTTCCGACTTCGCAATGCCGAAGTCCAGCAATTTCGTTTGTCCGTCGTACGTCACCACGATATTGTGCGGACTCACGTCCCGGTGGACGATATTGAGCGGCTGGCCGTCGTAATCGGCGAGCT is part of the Polyangiaceae bacterium genome and harbors:
- a CDS encoding serine/threonine protein kinase; translated protein: MSGAAHSSSIDDNSVGKYKFIASLGGGGMADVYLAVVEGPARVKKLQVVKRLRRDYLDDPDHVEMFLDEARLAARLNHPNVVQTFEVSESEGEYFMAMEYLDGVPFNRILNRARNKPPPPGVLLRILADTLSGLHYAHELADYDGQPLNIVHRDVSPHNIVVTYDGQTKLLDFGIAKSEARSIETRAGVVKGKISYMSPEQARAKPLDRRADIFVVGILMWEAMAASKIWERATDMEVLHRLALGDMPELKEVRPDVPDEIVRIIKKAFYPDPEGRYGTALQMREDIMAYLDKANIRVTNEIIAEYVSTVFADKRAEIKKVIERQLRKLTSKEPVVESSGLLDLSNPLDSLSEPSDLPRLGGSGVRSVGGSTNSDSHLSSVSSGANASVKSTSAPVTQVEPSNRESSSESSGRSRGSLYIAGAVMIAASLGAFVFLRSRVPSNPLPQPPLTPSAVVTIATSAPTPIATPSAAPPPSAPVVVASASATPEPSSLPIAEMPATIELQVTVHPPTATVYLDGAKLPSNPFTGKFPSDKIGHRLEAAAPEHRPLAQFVLFEKDTKVELTLDPRPGTPAYREWIRARQAAIAASASAARAAASAPKP